CTTTTCAAAGAGTGAAAGAAAAAGTTAAACCAGAAAGGGATTTAAATCGCCGAAAAGCCAGAAGAGTAAATTGGCGGCAATATGGTGAAAAAAGACCAGCAATGAGAAAAGCATTAACGAGCTTATCTTGTTATTTTGCTATTCCTAAAGTTACTAAATATACGGTTTTTAGTCCTGTTGATGTTTCAATTTTACCTTGTGAAGCAAACATGGTTATTGCTTCAGATGATTATTACATTTTGGGCATTTTAAATTCAAATATTCATCGTCTTTGGGTAAAAGCGCAGAGTTCTACTTTAGAAGATAGAACCCGATATACAAATACGACTTGTTTTGAAACCTTTCCTTTCCCACAAAATCCCTGTAGGAGCGGTTCGGGTAGGGGCGTTTCGCGAAACGCCCCTACGAAAACAATCGTCGAACAAATTCATAACAAAACTGTTGAATTACACGAATACAGAACACAACAAATGTCCAAGAAACAATGGGGTATTACTAAACTTTATAACGAATACTTTCATGAACCAGCCAGTAAACTTTATCAGCTACATAAAGAACTAGATAAATTAGTTATGCAGGCTTATAACTTCAAACCTGATGATGATATTCTGGCAAAACTTTTAGAGTTGAATTTGGAATTAGCAGCCAAATAAAAACGAGGAGAAAAAATTATTGGCGCAGAATCATCTAAATAAATATGTAGTCAAAAATTACTTAATTACTAAATAATTTCTTGCATGGGGCGAGTGCGAGAGGGAGGAAGTATTCTGCCTTCTGCTTCAAAATGCTGAATAACTTCTTCTACTACTTCGCATAGTTCACTATAAAGTTTTACTGGGTCATCTCCATGTATTCCTGTGATTAAATCAGGACATTTTCCAATATAAACCCGATCTTCTGCACTCCATTCGATCCATTTATGATATCGATCGCTTACTTTCATGATTTAACTATCTCTATCGCTTGTTTAACTTGCTTTTCTTGATATGTTTTAGCATCATTTCCTAATTTACCACTGATAGTTACAGCACCAGGATAGTTAACATGAGTAAATTTTCGATGTGAGCCTTTTCCACCCACCATCTCAGAAAAACCAGCTTTTTTCAAATCTTTAATTAACTCTCTAACTTTCTTGGGCATTTAAATAGTGATAGAGTAATTTTCATTTTAACAATAATAATTTAGCAACAAAAAAGAGATGTTCATTAGAACATCCCTAAATAATTAAACTTAAA
Above is a genomic segment from Coleofasciculaceae cyanobacterium containing:
- a CDS encoding type II toxin-antitoxin system HicA family toxin produces the protein MPKKVRELIKDLKKAGFSEMVGGKGSHRKFTHVNYPGAVTISGKLGNDAKTYQEKQVKQAIEIVKS